The proteins below are encoded in one region of Apostichopus japonicus isolate 1M-3 chromosome 4, ASM3797524v1, whole genome shotgun sequence:
- the LOC139966782 gene encoding uncharacterized protein isoform X3, with amino-acid sequence MSGNIQSLAPKLLTRQTSEEEQEKVVKQGHVSEYSESSIATSTGTESNTFDGAKRESDGVTEGSRDKELYENAHCSNDSESEVNSQAKDVRCEVVSSEPTEGDNKIDGLRGGTSSSREDGQGQHQPDEEEAENADEKSEENQLEETILIKIQSWLVELRGMETFSTERALEILKGIANHHWQHPQFRGSIASAVDGVQGADILLTVLKSLSKEGLFKRNNVWYPANYCYNVVWNLSDESSELAASLGDCGIIGLCATNVAHKPYIDHLEKKNVMFLIKASLSILHNLSKIPANRRQFRENDLVQKLLPFTTTDQKYLKALCMLILANIVDEDQESLLDEKGTIEFLIKLLKEAQESEDRRAQGLSCTELANGLGRLAVNDTNKLKIQSANGLPPFINMLNSEDILEQEAATEALWSLSFDPSICKLLSTNEKALSSLRHLQSCGNKAVELSAKGTMWMLRQVRKSIEDEGSVDSKKRGRPKSSRQSSLRRIHVMISYQWSSQKMVLKIRDVLVAAGYIVWVDVDRMCGSTLQAMAEAVEKAAAVIICMSEGYKMSPNCRTEAEYAYQLQKWIIPLMMDMYYEPDGWLGLILGAKYYMDFSGIVPFEESVQKLTRELDSSKGSFETPDSVFVEETVEPDITKSCELSCQASPPGTVNWRAEDVQSWLMEHNLEKYRDSFQECTGKLLHQMKALRQEAPEFFFRSLKEDLGISNFFDILRFTEALQDIR; translated from the exons ATGTCAGGAAACATCCAATCATTGGCTCCCAAATTACTGACTCGACAAACTTCAGAAGAAGAGCAGGAAAAGGTAGTGAAACAAGGTCATGTTAGTGAATATAGCGAATCATCTATAGCCACATCCACCGGAACAGAAAGCAACACCTTTGATGGTGCAAAAAGGGAGAGTGATGGAGTGACTGAAGGAAGCAGAGACAAAGAATTGTATGAAAACGCTCACTGCAGTAATGATTCTGAGAGTGAGGTTAACAGTCAGGCTAAAGATGTCAGATGTGAGGTGGTTTCGAGTGAACCTACAGAAGGAGACAACAAAATAGATGGTTTAAGAGGCGGAACTTCAAGCAGCAGGGAGGATGGTCAGGGTCAACATCAGCCAGATGAAGAGGAAGCAGAAAATGCAGATGAGAAAAGTGAGGAAAATCAACTGGAGGAGACCATCCTGATCAAGATTCAAAGTTGGTTGGTAGAACTTAGAGGAATGGAAACGTTCTCGACAGAAAGAGCTCTTGAGATTCTAAAAGGTATAGCTAACCACCATTGGCAACATCCACAATTCAGAGGGAGCATTGCATCAGCCGTGGATGGTGTCCAAGGAGCAG ATATTTTGTTGACTGTCTTGAAATCTCTCAGCAAAGAAGGTCTGTTTAAGAGGAACAACGTTTGGTATCCTGCCAACTATTGCTACAACGTTGTCTGGAACTTGAGTGATGAAAGCAGTGAACTTGCAGCAAGTTTAGGAGACTGCGGAATAATTGGTTTATGCGCTACAAATGTAGCGCATAAACCCTACATCGATCATCTAGAAAAGAAG AATGTAATGTTCTTGATAAAGGCATCTCTCAGTATCCTCCACAACCTGTCCAAGATTCCAGCAAACCGTCGACAATTCCGAGAAAACGACCTGGTCCAGAAACTGTTGCCTTTCACCACAACTGATCAGAAATACTTAAAGGCCCTATGTATGCTGATTCTGGCCAACATTGTAGATGAAGATCAAGAAAGCTTATTAGATGAAAAAG GAACTATTGAGTTCTTGATAAAGTTACTGAAGGAGGCTCAGGAGAGTGAAGATCGAAGAGCCCAGGGACTCTCTTGCACAGAACTGGCTAATGGCCTCGGAAGGCTGGCTGTCAAtgatacaaataaattaaag aTTCAATCAGCCAATGGGCTTCCTCCTTTCATCAATATGCTGAACAGTGAAGACATATTAGAACAAGAGGCCGCCACAGAAGCTCTGTGGAGTTTATCATTTGATCCTTCTATATGCAAATTACTGTCCACCAATGAGAAGGCTCTAAGCAGTTTGAGGCATTTGCAGTCGTGCGGTAACAAAGCAGTGGAATTGTCTGCCAAGGGAACAATGTGGATGCTTCGTCAAGTCAGGAAGAGTATTGAGGACGAGGGCAGTGTTGATAGTAAAA AGAGAGGAAGACCCAAGAGTTCCAGACAGAGCAGCTTAAGAAGGATTCATGTGATGATCAGTTACCAGTGGAGCTCTCAGAAGATGGTGCTGAAAATAAGAGATGTATTAGTG GCTGCTGGCTATATAGTCTGGGTAGATGTAGACAGAATGTGTGGCTCAACACTCCAAGCGATGGCAGAAGCTGTGGAAAAGGCTGCAGCAGTTATCATCTGTATGTCAGAAGGATATAAGATGAGCCCTAATTGCAGGACAG AGGCAGAGTACGCCTACCAGCTCCAGAAGTGGATCATCCCGCTGATGATGGATATGTACTACGAACCAGACGGCTGGCTCGGCCTCATTCTGGGAGCTAAGTACTATATGGACTTCTCTGGAATTGTGCCGTTTGAAGAGAGTGTCCAGAAACTAACCAGAGAACTGGATAGTTCAAAGGGTTCGTTTGAAA CTCCGGATTCTGTCTTCGTAGAAGAAACCGTTGAGCCAGACATTACCAAGTCGTGTGAACTAAGCTGCCAAGCATCACCACCAGGGACCGTGAACTGGAGAGCAGAGGACGTACAGTCATGGCTTATGGAACATAACCTTGAAAA GTACCGAGATTCCTTTCAAGAATGCACCGGCAAGCTTCTTCATCAGATGAAAGCCCTCCGTCAGGAAGCACCCGAGTTCTTCTTCAGGAGTCTTAAAGAGGATCTGGGTATTTCTAATTTCTTTGACATTCTCAGGTTTACAGAGGCTTTACAAGATATTAGATGA
- the LOC139966782 gene encoding uncharacterized protein isoform X2, which translates to MTGNQRSDMSGNIQSLAPKLLTRQTSEEEQEKVVKQGHVSEYSESSIATSTGTESNTFDGAKRESDGVTEGSRDKELYENAHCSNDSESEVNSQAKDVRCEVVSSEPTEGDNKIDGLRGGTSSSREDGQGQHQPDEEEAENADEKSEENQLEETILIKIQSWLVELRGMETFSTERALEILKGIANHHWQHPQFRGSIASAVDGVQGADILLTVLKSLSKEGLFKRNNVWYPANYCYNVVWNLSDESSELAASLGDCGIIGLCATNVAHKPYIDHLEKKNVMFLIKASLSILHNLSKIPANRRQFRENDLVQKLLPFTTTDQKYLKALCMLILANIVDEDQESLLDEKGTIEFLIKLLKEAQESEDRRAQGLSCTELANGLGRLAVNDTNKLKIQSANGLPPFINMLNSEDILEQEAATEALWSLSFDPSICKLLSTNEKALSSLRHLQSCGNKAVELSAKGTMWMLRQVRKSIEDEGSVDSKKRGRPKSSRQSSLRRIHVMISYQWSSQKMVLKIRDVLVAAGYIVWVDVDRMCGSTLQAMAEAVEKAAAVIICMSEGYKMSPNCRTEAEYAYQLQKWIIPLMMDMYYEPDGWLGLILGAKYYMDFSGIVPFEESVQKLTRELDSSKGSFETPDSVFVEETVEPDITKSCELSCQASPPGTVNWRAEDVQSWLMEHNLEKYRDSFQECTGKLLHQMKALRQEAPEFFFRSLKEDLGISNFFDILRFTEALQDIR; encoded by the exons GGAATCAGCGCAGTGATATGTCAGGAAACATCCAATCATTGGCTCCCAAATTACTGACTCGACAAACTTCAGAAGAAGAGCAGGAAAAGGTAGTGAAACAAGGTCATGTTAGTGAATATAGCGAATCATCTATAGCCACATCCACCGGAACAGAAAGCAACACCTTTGATGGTGCAAAAAGGGAGAGTGATGGAGTGACTGAAGGAAGCAGAGACAAAGAATTGTATGAAAACGCTCACTGCAGTAATGATTCTGAGAGTGAGGTTAACAGTCAGGCTAAAGATGTCAGATGTGAGGTGGTTTCGAGTGAACCTACAGAAGGAGACAACAAAATAGATGGTTTAAGAGGCGGAACTTCAAGCAGCAGGGAGGATGGTCAGGGTCAACATCAGCCAGATGAAGAGGAAGCAGAAAATGCAGATGAGAAAAGTGAGGAAAATCAACTGGAGGAGACCATCCTGATCAAGATTCAAAGTTGGTTGGTAGAACTTAGAGGAATGGAAACGTTCTCGACAGAAAGAGCTCTTGAGATTCTAAAAGGTATAGCTAACCACCATTGGCAACATCCACAATTCAGAGGGAGCATTGCATCAGCCGTGGATGGTGTCCAAGGAGCAG ATATTTTGTTGACTGTCTTGAAATCTCTCAGCAAAGAAGGTCTGTTTAAGAGGAACAACGTTTGGTATCCTGCCAACTATTGCTACAACGTTGTCTGGAACTTGAGTGATGAAAGCAGTGAACTTGCAGCAAGTTTAGGAGACTGCGGAATAATTGGTTTATGCGCTACAAATGTAGCGCATAAACCCTACATCGATCATCTAGAAAAGAAG AATGTAATGTTCTTGATAAAGGCATCTCTCAGTATCCTCCACAACCTGTCCAAGATTCCAGCAAACCGTCGACAATTCCGAGAAAACGACCTGGTCCAGAAACTGTTGCCTTTCACCACAACTGATCAGAAATACTTAAAGGCCCTATGTATGCTGATTCTGGCCAACATTGTAGATGAAGATCAAGAAAGCTTATTAGATGAAAAAG GAACTATTGAGTTCTTGATAAAGTTACTGAAGGAGGCTCAGGAGAGTGAAGATCGAAGAGCCCAGGGACTCTCTTGCACAGAACTGGCTAATGGCCTCGGAAGGCTGGCTGTCAAtgatacaaataaattaaag aTTCAATCAGCCAATGGGCTTCCTCCTTTCATCAATATGCTGAACAGTGAAGACATATTAGAACAAGAGGCCGCCACAGAAGCTCTGTGGAGTTTATCATTTGATCCTTCTATATGCAAATTACTGTCCACCAATGAGAAGGCTCTAAGCAGTTTGAGGCATTTGCAGTCGTGCGGTAACAAAGCAGTGGAATTGTCTGCCAAGGGAACAATGTGGATGCTTCGTCAAGTCAGGAAGAGTATTGAGGACGAGGGCAGTGTTGATAGTAAAA AGAGAGGAAGACCCAAGAGTTCCAGACAGAGCAGCTTAAGAAGGATTCATGTGATGATCAGTTACCAGTGGAGCTCTCAGAAGATGGTGCTGAAAATAAGAGATGTATTAGTG GCTGCTGGCTATATAGTCTGGGTAGATGTAGACAGAATGTGTGGCTCAACACTCCAAGCGATGGCAGAAGCTGTGGAAAAGGCTGCAGCAGTTATCATCTGTATGTCAGAAGGATATAAGATGAGCCCTAATTGCAGGACAG AGGCAGAGTACGCCTACCAGCTCCAGAAGTGGATCATCCCGCTGATGATGGATATGTACTACGAACCAGACGGCTGGCTCGGCCTCATTCTGGGAGCTAAGTACTATATGGACTTCTCTGGAATTGTGCCGTTTGAAGAGAGTGTCCAGAAACTAACCAGAGAACTGGATAGTTCAAAGGGTTCGTTTGAAA CTCCGGATTCTGTCTTCGTAGAAGAAACCGTTGAGCCAGACATTACCAAGTCGTGTGAACTAAGCTGCCAAGCATCACCACCAGGGACCGTGAACTGGAGAGCAGAGGACGTACAGTCATGGCTTATGGAACATAACCTTGAAAA GTACCGAGATTCCTTTCAAGAATGCACCGGCAAGCTTCTTCATCAGATGAAAGCCCTCCGTCAGGAAGCACCCGAGTTCTTCTTCAGGAGTCTTAAAGAGGATCTGGGTATTTCTAATTTCTTTGACATTCTCAGGTTTACAGAGGCTTTACAAGATATTAGATGA
- the LOC139966782 gene encoding uncharacterized protein isoform X1, with amino-acid sequence MLVQVSYSPGNQRSDMSGNIQSLAPKLLTRQTSEEEQEKVVKQGHVSEYSESSIATSTGTESNTFDGAKRESDGVTEGSRDKELYENAHCSNDSESEVNSQAKDVRCEVVSSEPTEGDNKIDGLRGGTSSSREDGQGQHQPDEEEAENADEKSEENQLEETILIKIQSWLVELRGMETFSTERALEILKGIANHHWQHPQFRGSIASAVDGVQGADILLTVLKSLSKEGLFKRNNVWYPANYCYNVVWNLSDESSELAASLGDCGIIGLCATNVAHKPYIDHLEKKNVMFLIKASLSILHNLSKIPANRRQFRENDLVQKLLPFTTTDQKYLKALCMLILANIVDEDQESLLDEKGTIEFLIKLLKEAQESEDRRAQGLSCTELANGLGRLAVNDTNKLKIQSANGLPPFINMLNSEDILEQEAATEALWSLSFDPSICKLLSTNEKALSSLRHLQSCGNKAVELSAKGTMWMLRQVRKSIEDEGSVDSKKRGRPKSSRQSSLRRIHVMISYQWSSQKMVLKIRDVLVAAGYIVWVDVDRMCGSTLQAMAEAVEKAAAVIICMSEGYKMSPNCRTEAEYAYQLQKWIIPLMMDMYYEPDGWLGLILGAKYYMDFSGIVPFEESVQKLTRELDSSKGSFETPDSVFVEETVEPDITKSCELSCQASPPGTVNWRAEDVQSWLMEHNLEKYRDSFQECTGKLLHQMKALRQEAPEFFFRSLKEDLGISNFFDILRFTEALQDIR; translated from the exons ATGTTGGTTCAAGTCTCATATTCGCCCG GGAATCAGCGCAGTGATATGTCAGGAAACATCCAATCATTGGCTCCCAAATTACTGACTCGACAAACTTCAGAAGAAGAGCAGGAAAAGGTAGTGAAACAAGGTCATGTTAGTGAATATAGCGAATCATCTATAGCCACATCCACCGGAACAGAAAGCAACACCTTTGATGGTGCAAAAAGGGAGAGTGATGGAGTGACTGAAGGAAGCAGAGACAAAGAATTGTATGAAAACGCTCACTGCAGTAATGATTCTGAGAGTGAGGTTAACAGTCAGGCTAAAGATGTCAGATGTGAGGTGGTTTCGAGTGAACCTACAGAAGGAGACAACAAAATAGATGGTTTAAGAGGCGGAACTTCAAGCAGCAGGGAGGATGGTCAGGGTCAACATCAGCCAGATGAAGAGGAAGCAGAAAATGCAGATGAGAAAAGTGAGGAAAATCAACTGGAGGAGACCATCCTGATCAAGATTCAAAGTTGGTTGGTAGAACTTAGAGGAATGGAAACGTTCTCGACAGAAAGAGCTCTTGAGATTCTAAAAGGTATAGCTAACCACCATTGGCAACATCCACAATTCAGAGGGAGCATTGCATCAGCCGTGGATGGTGTCCAAGGAGCAG ATATTTTGTTGACTGTCTTGAAATCTCTCAGCAAAGAAGGTCTGTTTAAGAGGAACAACGTTTGGTATCCTGCCAACTATTGCTACAACGTTGTCTGGAACTTGAGTGATGAAAGCAGTGAACTTGCAGCAAGTTTAGGAGACTGCGGAATAATTGGTTTATGCGCTACAAATGTAGCGCATAAACCCTACATCGATCATCTAGAAAAGAAG AATGTAATGTTCTTGATAAAGGCATCTCTCAGTATCCTCCACAACCTGTCCAAGATTCCAGCAAACCGTCGACAATTCCGAGAAAACGACCTGGTCCAGAAACTGTTGCCTTTCACCACAACTGATCAGAAATACTTAAAGGCCCTATGTATGCTGATTCTGGCCAACATTGTAGATGAAGATCAAGAAAGCTTATTAGATGAAAAAG GAACTATTGAGTTCTTGATAAAGTTACTGAAGGAGGCTCAGGAGAGTGAAGATCGAAGAGCCCAGGGACTCTCTTGCACAGAACTGGCTAATGGCCTCGGAAGGCTGGCTGTCAAtgatacaaataaattaaag aTTCAATCAGCCAATGGGCTTCCTCCTTTCATCAATATGCTGAACAGTGAAGACATATTAGAACAAGAGGCCGCCACAGAAGCTCTGTGGAGTTTATCATTTGATCCTTCTATATGCAAATTACTGTCCACCAATGAGAAGGCTCTAAGCAGTTTGAGGCATTTGCAGTCGTGCGGTAACAAAGCAGTGGAATTGTCTGCCAAGGGAACAATGTGGATGCTTCGTCAAGTCAGGAAGAGTATTGAGGACGAGGGCAGTGTTGATAGTAAAA AGAGAGGAAGACCCAAGAGTTCCAGACAGAGCAGCTTAAGAAGGATTCATGTGATGATCAGTTACCAGTGGAGCTCTCAGAAGATGGTGCTGAAAATAAGAGATGTATTAGTG GCTGCTGGCTATATAGTCTGGGTAGATGTAGACAGAATGTGTGGCTCAACACTCCAAGCGATGGCAGAAGCTGTGGAAAAGGCTGCAGCAGTTATCATCTGTATGTCAGAAGGATATAAGATGAGCCCTAATTGCAGGACAG AGGCAGAGTACGCCTACCAGCTCCAGAAGTGGATCATCCCGCTGATGATGGATATGTACTACGAACCAGACGGCTGGCTCGGCCTCATTCTGGGAGCTAAGTACTATATGGACTTCTCTGGAATTGTGCCGTTTGAAGAGAGTGTCCAGAAACTAACCAGAGAACTGGATAGTTCAAAGGGTTCGTTTGAAA CTCCGGATTCTGTCTTCGTAGAAGAAACCGTTGAGCCAGACATTACCAAGTCGTGTGAACTAAGCTGCCAAGCATCACCACCAGGGACCGTGAACTGGAGAGCAGAGGACGTACAGTCATGGCTTATGGAACATAACCTTGAAAA GTACCGAGATTCCTTTCAAGAATGCACCGGCAAGCTTCTTCATCAGATGAAAGCCCTCCGTCAGGAAGCACCCGAGTTCTTCTTCAGGAGTCTTAAAGAGGATCTGGGTATTTCTAATTTCTTTGACATTCTCAGGTTTACAGAGGCTTTACAAGATATTAGATGA